The nucleotide sequence GGTAAAACCCCCATCGGGCCACTGGGCCAAAACCGTTCAAAGGCAACATTTTGATGGGATTTTTCCGTTTTAATGGTCATCGCAATACAAGATTGCCAATATTTCCAACCGTGAGTTTTAATTCCGGCTTCTTCTCTGATTCGAGATTTAGAACCATCCGCCGCCACAATAATTCGACTGCGAAGTGTTTGAGAATTCCCCTGGTTTTCTATGTTTATTTCTACATAATCGGGATGATAATTAACAGTTTTTAAAATAGCCGGACATTGCCAAGAAACATTCGGACATTGTTTTAAAAATTCATACATTGCTGACAGCATCACCCCATGTTCGCCCACATATCCTAATTCATCGGTTCCTAAATCTTGGGGGAGAAACTTCACAACACTGGGGTAATCGGAATCGCTTAAACTAATTTGATAAAACGTAGTAATTTTCGGTAAAATCTGATTCCAAACTCCAACTCCGTTGAGAATACGTCCGGTTTGTAACGTTAACGCATAAGCGAGTTGTTTACTAATGACAACTTCTGGCCGTTGGGATTCTATGATCGTTACTTTTAACCCCGAATCTTTCAACCCACAGGCTAAAGTAGCTCCAACAATTCCACCCCCGACAATAACCACATCATAATCTATCTCTGGCTTTGAGGAATTCATGGCGGCGGATTGAGTTTGTAAATGCGACGACACCAGCATAATGTTCGGTGATTGTACTGAGAATATGAACAAATTCTATTGTTACACATTTTCAATCACCGGATCAGTTTCCGAACTAAAATCTGATTCTTTTTCACAAAAAAACTTAGTATAAGGCGCAAATCTTTCTAAAATAATTTCCATTTTTTGAGAGTGTTAATAAGCGACTCAAAAAATAGGGTAAACTGAACACTGGTTAATGTAAGCTCTTTTTTTCATGACACATCCTGCTGCACCCGAAATTAATCCCCATCTCTGGCCAGAGTTATTACAACAACTATTAGACCGCCAATCCCTTTCCATCACGCAAGCGTCACAATTAATGCAGGGATGGCTCTCGGAAACAGTTCCTCCTGTGCTTTCCGGCGCGATTTTGGCTGCTATTCAAGCTAAAGGCGTATCCGCCGAAGAATTAGCAGGAATGGCCTCGGTTTTACAGTCGTTTTGTCCTCCTCAACCCCCTTCCAGCCTAACCTCTCCCTATCGGGTTATTGATACCTGTGGAACAGGTGGCGATGGAGCTTCAACCTTTAATATTTCTACCACCGTTGCCTTTGTTGCGGCTGCGGCTAAGGTTCCAGTGGCTAAACATGGAAATCGTTCAGCCTCGAGTAAAGTCGGCTCGGCGGACGTGTTAGAAGCCTTGGGAGTCAACTTAAAAGCACCGGGGGAAAAAGTTACCCAGGCTTTATCGGCGGTCGGAATTACGTTTTTATTTGCTCCCGGTTGGCATCCGGCCATGAAGGCCGTTGTCCCCCTGCGTCAAACGCTGAAAGTCCGAACTGTATTTAATTTATTAGGGCCGTTAGTAAATCCCTTACATCCTAGCGGACAAATCATGGGTGTTTTTGATTCAAAATTGCTCCGTACTATTGCGGAAGCGTTAAATCAATTAGGTACGGAAGTTGCGATTGTTTTACATGGACGGGAAAGACTGGATGAAGCGGGATTAGGGGATATTACTGACTTAGCAATTTTATCTCAAGGTGATGTTCAACAAGTCACTTTGAACCCCCAAGATGTCGGGTTAACTTCCGCACCCCTCAGCGCTCTCAAAGGAGGAAATATTGAAGAAAATGTTGAAATTCTGCGAAATTTATTACAAGGAAAAGGAACACAACCTCAACAAGATGTGGTGGCTCTAAATACTTCTTTAGCATTACAAGTTGGGGGTGTTGTTCCGATGGGAGATCATCAGAAAGGAATCTGTTTAGCTCAAGAGATTTTACAAAGTGGTGTGGCTTGGTCAAAACTGGAAGAACTGGTTAAATTTCTGCAAGATTAATGTTATAGCATCGTAAGAGATTTGCAGAAAAGTTACCCAATTTTTAAGAGGGTTGGGAGACCCAACCCCTACATTTTTTATAGATTTAACTGGGTTTAGGTATCGGTAAATTTAGGGGAACAGAGGGTTGAACGGGTTTAACTTGAAAGACATCTTTTAACGCTTGTTCTAAAGTGGGTCGCATGACAATTCTATTTTCACTGGCGACAATCACTCGAACTAAGGTTGGTAAACTATTTTCTGTTGCTTCTAAATATAAAGGTTCAACATAAAGTAGGGATTGTTCAATGGGAATCACTAATAAATTACCTTGAATAACCCGTGATCCTTGACGACTCCAGAGGGAAATTTGCTCAGAAATTTCCGGTTCTTGGTTAATTAAAGCTTCCACCTGTTCCGGGCCAAAAATCAAACGTTGTTTGGGGAAACGATATAAGAGTAAATTCCCATAATGTTCGAGATCAGAACGAGCCGCTAACCACGCCACTAAATTATTCCGACTCGCGGGAGTAAACGGAAGCAGAAGCATAAATTCCTCTGATTTTTCCGTCGGTAATCGCATAATCAAGTAATAGGGTTCTATGGGTTGTTGTTTGTCTGCATAAATTTCAACCGGAACTCGCCAAAGGTCTTCTCGATTATAAAAAACAATCGGATCACTCATGTGATAAGTGAGTAAATGTTGAGATTGAGAGCTAAATAAATCAACGGGATAGCGAATATGTTGACGCAGCATAATTGGCATTTCTTCAATCGGATGAAATAAATCAGGAAAAACTATTGTTAGCGTCGATATAATTGGATCTTGAGCTTGATCTAAATAATAAAATTTGATTTTTCCATTATAGGCATCAACAATAACTTTAACCGAATTTCTAATATAATTAAAGTCGGCTCCTTCTGGATCGGAATAGGGGTAAAGATTACTGGTTGTATAAGCATCAATCATCCAATATAAATAATTATGATCAACGGAGGTCGAATTAGAATCAGCAACAACAAGATAGGGATTACTATCATAATGTAGGAAAGGTGCGATCGCTTTCACCCGTTCTAAGATATTTCGCCGAAATAGTAATTTTGTTTTCGGGGTAAAGTTATCAGTAAATAGCATTTGCCAATTTTTTAAATAATAAGCAAATAAAAACCGTTTCCATCCGGTTCCAATGACAATTCCTCCTTCTCCGTCATAGATGTTATAAACATTCTCATTTCCCAAGGGAAAATCGAGTTCTTTGACTTGAGTTGAAGTCATGATTTGAGTATTAGTCAGTAAGCCGTAATAAAGTCGAGGTTTACCAATGGGAATCAGATTTTTAATTCGAGGAGAAACTTCTAAGGTTGTATCTTGATCTAATAGGGGATCAGCACCAATATTTTTAACAAAATATTCAGGAAGACCCCCCTCAGCCACTCGATTAACAGGAGAGAGAGTAAAACCATAACCATGAGTATAAACTAAATGTTCATTAACCCAAGTCTTGGCTTTTTCAGGAACTAATTCATAATTTAATTCCCTAGGAGCGATCAGTACCTGTTGCTTTTGTAAATCTGTGTTGAACTTTCCTAAAAACTTCTCTGGTAAAATAGAATACCGATCATAATCTGCATCGGAAAATTCATAATAGAGGCGAATTTGTTGTAATTGACGATTGGTTTGTAATAAGGGTCGTTTGTCCCAAAGACGAATATTATCAATCGTTAAATTATTATTTTGAATATTGGTATAGGTTAGTTTAGCATTGGGGTCAAATGTTTCCACCTTGATTTGATCTAAATTAAATCCTTGGCGAGTATACTTAATACTCTGCTTAATATAAGGTAATTCTCGTTCTAATTCGTTGGGTAGAACAATTAACTGTTGAACTAAACTGGGTATAATCCCTGCTACTAGAATAACAAGTCCTAAATACCAAGTAAAAATCGCTCTCAGGGAATAGCTATCTGCAAATAATTTATTTCGTAGGGGGTTCCGGTGTTTTTTTAGACGGTTTAATCCTATGTTTTTTAATAAAATCTCAATATAAGGTCTGATTTTTTTAACAGAAAAAACTGCTTGCCAAGTTAGAAAAATAGCAATAAAAACAGCAACAATTGATAATAATAAATAACCCGGTTTTAAGATATTAACATCAGTATAGTCTGCACCAAATACAACTCCCTCGCTGGAGTACAACAATTCATAACGAGCTAACCAATAGCGCATAGCACAACTGAACATTAGAAGCGCTGCTAATCCATGAAGGTGACGTTGCTGGGGTTGGGAAAAACTAGGAAATCGTCCTTGACTGAGACTATTTCCCGAAAGTAAATACATTAAACTACAGGTAATAAAGCTAACCGAAAATAATCCGATCAACCAAAATTCCAGCAGGTGAGCAATGGGGAGACTAAAAATATAAAAGCTAATATCTCGATTTAATAAAGGTTCTATTTGGTCAAAGGAAGTCGGATGAAAATATTGTAAAAAATTTGCCCAATAACTTGACAATAACAAGCTAAACCCAAAGCTAAAAATTAATACAATAAAACTAAAAACTATTAAAGGTTTCCAGAGAATAGCAATAACCAAGCTGAATAAAATAGGTATTTTCCAACTATAAGATTTAAAAAAATTAATCCCTTGCTCAAAAATTTGAGGTTCAAACTGTGCGGGAAGGGTAAAAAATAGAGGGGGACTGGAATCCCAATGCCAATAACTTATAAAAATCTGGCTATAGTGAATAATAATAGAACCCAGTAACAGAGATAAACCTATAACAATCAATAAAAGCGAAGGTAATCCTAATGAAAATCTGGGTAAATTTTGATGAGATAAATCAAAAATATTATCAGGATGTTTATTTTGTAAATGATCAGGTAAATATTGATAGCGTTGGGCTAGAATTAAATTTCCCCCTAACCAAACTGCGGTAATACATAAACCCAATAAAGCTAACCCAATTTCTATTTTTAATCGTTCTTGAAAAACGGACAAATAATTAACTTCTTTAAACCACAATGATTCAGCCAGAAATTTAGCACTGAGATCGAGAATAAATCCTAACCCCAATACGGCTAAACTAATTTTAAAAATCCAATTTTTGGTGATCATGGAACTAAATTGAGCCAGGAGAAAGCCATTAGTTTTATTTTAACCTGTGAATTTAATCCCAAGGATTGATTTACACTTTAGAAACCGATGGACAATCTGCCAGATACCATCGCCAAGGAAAATCCTTTCCTTGAGAAAGTCCAATGCGTGTGGTTTGGATAATAGCACTTGGCTGTTGTTCTAAGCTCTGTTGAAAGGCTGAAGTCCGATGTTCTAACCATAAAGGTTGATCTGGACGTAGAGGCAAACCGTTAAACTGAGTATTAATTTGTAGGAGACGACACAATTTTCCAGGGCCAGAAGCTAAACGAATCCTTTGTTTTGGGGTTAGAGGTTGAGTTTGTTCTAACTGGGCGAGAAGGGAAACTGGAACAGATTCTAACTGTAAAGCCCGAATTAAGACCGCACTAGGAACTCCCTCTAAATCTGTGACCACATTCAAACAACAATACATTCCATAAATCAAATAGACATAACTGACTCCTGCTGGGCCAAACATCACCGCATTCCGAGGAGTCCGACGACGATAGGCATGACAAGCCGGATCATCCGGTGCATAAGCTTCTGTTTCAACAATTAAACCACGAATTTGCTCTCCATCTGGGAGTTGTCGCACCAGTGTACACCCCAATAATTCCGGTGCGACCTGAATTGATGGTACTGCCAACTCAGATGGGTCTACAATCAAAGGCGTTGGCATTGAGTTCATAAACGACAATGGATATAAAATTCGTGTTAGCTGGATTAACGGTATTATTTACCTTTTCTTGCCTGTTCTTCGGAACTAAAAATGGCTTCTATGATACCGATAATTATCACGGTAACGGTTCCGCCCACTAATTGGGGGGTGTGGGGGTCAAGACTATTTGATTAGGGTTTGACCTCTCCCCTAACCCCTCTCCTGCAAGGCGAGGGGAGAAAGAACACACCCCCGACCCCTCTCCTGCAAGGTGATGGGATTAATTGTTACAATTAAGTTTCTATAGTAACCTGTTATCGGTTGATATCATAGGTTTCAATGATATAGGATTCAGGAATAGTTTGAACGGAAGATTGAGAAGATTTAGAATTGAGAATTAAGACAAAAATTAGGGCGATCGCACTAAAAACAATAACCGTTAAAACCGGATCATTAGTGCGAATATGACGCTCTCTTCCACATTTTAAACACACCCAATGATCAGCATCGTGGCGGTTTTGAACCCAACGACAGGTAAAGCCATTGCATTCATTATCTTGCATAATATCTCCTTTTATTTTAACCTAAATTGATTCAAAAAGCCTGTAGGGGCGGGTGTCTCTTTGCTTTGAAAATTACCCCAAATATTGCTAAACCCGCCCAGTTTTTTCGTTAGATTTGATAGTCTGAACGATTGATCATATAGTGGGCATATTGGCGACCATCGTAGATAAATTGATCCGTGATGCAGGTCATGCCAATTTTTTCGAGAATATGACAGGACGGGATATTATTAATATGGGCAAAGGCATCAATACGCGGTTGATTTAAGCCATAAAATCCCAGTTTTAAAGCCATTTTTCCGGCTTCAGTTCCGTATCCTTTGCGCCAATATTCACACCCTAAAAAATAGCCAATTTGCAGATAGGGACTGCGGTTGCTTAAATAGAGTTTAACGGCCCCCATAACATCTTTTGTCTGTTTATTCAACAGAAAATAAGCTCCCCATCCCTGTCGTTCCCAATCTTTTTGAAACGCTAGGGTTTCAAGTTTCGCTTGTGCGTTTGAACGCGCCCCAGTCGTGACATATTTCATGATTTCCTGAGCTTTTAACATCCGTTGAATCTCTGGAAAATAATCGACATGGGGTTTAATCAATTGCATCCGAGGCGTTTCTACAGTTGTCGGTAATTGTAGATTAAATTGACGGTTAGGGAAGGATTGAATATTGTTTGCAGAATTGATGGATAACTCGTAAGATGTCATAATCTATTCCTGAACTCTGTTGTTATCGTGACAGGAAACTCTAGGAATAAAAACTGACACTCATTAACGAATCAATAGCATTATTAAACAGGTTTCATTAAACGGGTTTCTCAACTTTTTAAGGTTAATGACCATTAACGATTTAATAACCAGGATAGCCCTGAACTAAAGTTCGGGCTAAAAGCTAAAGTTATCTAAAGATAACTCAAGATTTGATTCCATTAACCCGTTTTAACGGGTTTTAGCTCTTAGCCTGAAATTTATTTCAAGGCTTTATAGATTTTTGGCCCTTATCGGTTAATGCTCATTAACGAAATAATAGTAATTTTCAAAATCGATAATTTTAGCTTGAATTTTATTGAGGGGTTTGTTATCTTCAAATCAGAGAACTTCAGAAACCGGGTTTCTTAACACAAATATCGGTGTTGAACATAGATCTGGCTAGAAACCCGGTTTCTCGGTTCGTTTCTCGGTTCCCAATATTAAACCAGAGGAGAATTATGGTTATTGCTAATATCCCAGATGATCAAGTCTTTGCAGAAGCGGCACAATATTGGAATCTGCCTCAATTATATGCAGATTTAGCGACCGCAAATGGAAAAGAACTAACATCGGTTCAGAAAAAATACTTGAGAGGATTACTTTTAGGTTATAGTCCTGATGTTATTGCTGAAAAAGTATACTCTTATGCTAATAGCGTTAGAGTAACGTTATCCAAAGACGTTTATTCAGCGATTAAACTACTTTGTAATATTGATCAAAAGTTACAATGGGGTCAGGTAACAACGTTATTAGAAAAATATAGAATCACCTTAACCCTAGAACAAGTTTGGCAAAACCTAGAACAACAGGCGACCCAAACTGATAAAATGTATCCTGTGGCAATATCCTCCCGTCCTCAAGTTCAAGGTTTAGATTGGACAATGGATGAACAACCGGAAACCAAATTTAAAGTTAAATTAGGAGATAAAATTAAATTTGAGATTAATTTAGAGGTATCGGGATATTTAACCTTATTGCAACGGGGAACATCGGGAAAAGTGATTTGTTGTTGTCCCTCTCCCCTAGCAACGGATATCTATTTAATCAACGGTAAAACGATCTTACCCCAACCCCAAACGGGTAAATCAGCTATTCCCATTACGGGAAGTTATGGCACAGATAAATTTTTAGCCCTCATCACTCCCCAACCCTTAACTCTAACTTGGTTAAAACAAGGTTCTGAAAAATTCCTATCCTTAACGGTAGAACATTTATTAGAACTTCAGAATAACCTCAACCCCAGCAACGACTATCAACTGTTTTGTTCTGAATATTTAATTATTGCTTAATTCCCTAACCCAGAGGAACCCTCAAATGGATGAACAACGCTTTAATGACTATTTTAATTTAATCCGAAAACTGCTGACCTGTGAAAACGCAAAGGAATGGGAAACCCTACGAAATCATACCCATTTTGTTGATGAAGCTTTAGTACAAGTTATGCAAATCCTGGCTGAACAAATGGAACAGGAGGGAGAAGCGAATGCAGGTTGGTTGCGACAAATGGCTGAACAAATTGGGGAATTATTAACGCAATATCAACAACTCAACCAACAGGTTATTAACCTCTATCAACAAGGTATATTTACGGAGGGAATAACCGTTGCTGAACAGGTATTAGAATTAGCGTGTTATCTTTGGGGAACAAACCATCCCAATGTTGCCGCCAGTTGCAATAACTTAGCATTACTCTACGAAAGTCAAGGACGCTACAAAGAAGCCGAACCCTTGTATAAAGAAGCCGTAGCTATTGACCGCCAAGCATTACCCGCCAACCATCCCAACTTAGCCAGAGACTTGAGTAACTTAGCAGAACTCTACAGAAGTCAAGGATGCTACAAAGAAGCCGAACCCTTGCATTTAGAAGCCGTAGCCATCGCTCGCCAAGCGTTACCCGCTAACCATCCCAACTTAGCCGCCCACGTCAATAACTTAGCAACCCTCTACAGAAGTCAAGGACGCTACAGGGAAGCTGAACCCTTATATTTAGAAGCCCTTGCCATCAACCGTCAAGCCTTATCTCCCAACCATCCTTCTTTAGCCACCGACCTCAATAACTTAGCAACCCTCTATAGAAGTCAAGGACGCTACAGTGAAGCAGAACCTTTGTATTTAGAAGCGGTAGTCATCAAGCGCCAAGCTTTACCCCCCAACCATCCTGACTTAGCCACCAGTTGTAATAACTTAGCAAACCTCTACAGAAGTCAAGGACGCTACAGTGAAGCGGAAGCTTTGTATTTAGAAGCGGTAGCCATCGATCGCCAAGCTTTACCTCCCAACCATCCCGACTTAGCCACCCACCTGAATAACTTAGCAGATTTCTACAGAAGTCAAGGACGCTACTCAGAAGCCGAACCCTTGTTGTTAGAAGCGGTAGCCATCGACCGCGAAGCTTTACCCCCCAACCATCCCGACTTCGCTGCCCACCTTAATAAGTTAGCTCTATTCTACAAGAGTCAAGGACGCTACAGTGAAGCGGAACCGTTGTATTTAGAAGCGGTAGCTATCGACCGCCAAGCCTTATCTCCCAACCATCCCGACTTAGCCAACCACCTCAGTAACTTAGCAGGACTCTACGAAAGTCAAGGACGCTACAGTGAAGCCGAACCCTTATATTTAGAAGCCGTAGCCATCGCTCGTCAAGCTTTACCCCCCAACCATCCTGACTTAGCCGCCCACCTAAGTAACTTAGCAGAACTCTACAAAAGTCAAGGACGCCACAGTGAAGCCGAACCCTTATATTTAGAAGCTGTAGCCATCATCCGTCAAGCCTTACCCTCCAACCATCCCGACTTAGCCACCCACCTCAATAACTTAGCAGGACTCTACAAAAGTCAAGGACGCTACAGTGAAGCGGAACCCTTTTATAAAGAAGCTCTTGCCATTGATCGCCAAGCTTTACCCTCCAACCATCCCCACCTAGCCAAAGCTCTCAGCAACCTCGCCGGACTTTACTCTAGTCAAGGACGCTACACGGAGGCGGAACCCTTATATCAAGAAGCGGTAGCCATCGATCGCCAAGCTTTACCTCCCAACCATCCCGACTTAGCCACCCACCTCAATAACTTAGCTCTATTCTACAAAAGTCAAGGACGCGACAGAGAAGCCGAACCCTTGTTCTTAGAAGTGGTAGCTATCGACTGCCAATCTTTACCCCCCAACCATCCTGACTTAGCCACCCACCTCAATAACTTAGCTCTACTCTACGAGAGCCAAGGACGCGACAGAGAAGCGGAACCCTTATATTTAGAAGCTCTTGCCATCATCCGTCAAGCTTTACCCCCCAACCATCCTGACTTAGCCGCCAGTTATAATAACTTAGCAAACCTCTACAGAAGTCAAGGACGTTACAGTGAAGCCGAACCTTTGTTCTTAGAAGCGGTAGCTATCGGTCGCCAAGCTTTACCTACCAACCATCCCGACATAGCCGCCTACCTGAATAACTTAGCAACCCTCTACAGAAGTCAAGGACGCTACTCAGAAGCGGAACCCTTATATTTAGAAGCCCTTGCCATCAACCGCCAAACTTTATTCCCCAACCATCCCCATGTAGCTTTCAGCCTCACTAACTTAGCTCTACTTTTAGTCACGACTGAGCGTTTTGGGGGTGCATTTCTCTTAATGCAAAAAGCCCTGAAAATAGAAGATTACAACATTCGGCAAATGTTTGGGTCGGGTTCAGAACGCGATCGCCTCAACTACCTAAAAACTATTCGACACAATTTTGAAAAATTCCTCTCCCTGGTCTGGCAATATTTCCCCCAAC is from Planktothrix serta PCC 8927 and encodes:
- a CDS encoding CHAT domain-containing tetratricopeptide repeat protein, whose amino-acid sequence is MDEQRFNDYFNLIRKLLTCENAKEWETLRNHTHFVDEALVQVMQILAEQMEQEGEANAGWLRQMAEQIGELLTQYQQLNQQVINLYQQGIFTEGITVAEQVLELACYLWGTNHPNVAASCNNLALLYESQGRYKEAEPLYKEAVAIDRQALPANHPNLARDLSNLAELYRSQGCYKEAEPLHLEAVAIARQALPANHPNLAAHVNNLATLYRSQGRYREAEPLYLEALAINRQALSPNHPSLATDLNNLATLYRSQGRYSEAEPLYLEAVVIKRQALPPNHPDLATSCNNLANLYRSQGRYSEAEALYLEAVAIDRQALPPNHPDLATHLNNLADFYRSQGRYSEAEPLLLEAVAIDREALPPNHPDFAAHLNKLALFYKSQGRYSEAEPLYLEAVAIDRQALSPNHPDLANHLSNLAGLYESQGRYSEAEPLYLEAVAIARQALPPNHPDLAAHLSNLAELYKSQGRHSEAEPLYLEAVAIIRQALPSNHPDLATHLNNLAGLYKSQGRYSEAEPFYKEALAIDRQALPSNHPHLAKALSNLAGLYSSQGRYTEAEPLYQEAVAIDRQALPPNHPDLATHLNNLALFYKSQGRDREAEPLFLEVVAIDCQSLPPNHPDLATHLNNLALLYESQGRDREAEPLYLEALAIIRQALPPNHPDLAASYNNLANLYRSQGRYSEAEPLFLEAVAIGRQALPTNHPDIAAYLNNLATLYRSQGRYSEAEPLYLEALAINRQTLFPNHPHVAFSLTNLALLLVTTERFGGAFLLMQKALKIEDYNIRQMFGSGSERDRLNYLKTIRHNFEKFLSLVWQYFPQQPQAIQAAFDLVLRRKCLTASAQAAQNLALASGRYPHLLPQVQQLRKITDKIIALTISLASQFEQRDDILEQIGTLQKQADEINRLLAREIPEVQLQNALPDRQAVALELPLASTLLEFVHFDVFDFTAPQQEQWKPARYLAFILPAQQPDQVAMVDLGDAEEIDRLIRLFRAGVSLPPDNFSPPQENAIGRLDFGDEEEVVVRSSSSFVSHGQGLRRLLLDRVFQVLDDLSPSPSPARRGEFDLSPDPSPARRGEKDVTPIPSQGRGAGGVRSLIIAPDSNLNLLPFQLLTQENGRLLIEDYSISYLSVGREILRKTIVSHATPSDPLIMADPNFDYPQPFPEVEDNIVENTSQNCNIELNTNEPETLLQTLSHFKRALGTRFLGETVAKLLKVKPYLENEARESYLHRPHSPKILLFATHGLFVGQKQQQNYQNLIQDLLTCPQGEENNLLNAHKDLWNKELLGLMQLYADLYKLNDRQNTANFLNSCANFIEAEIKPSSEALSSNVEDPMLRSVLALTGTNTVLRGQSLPEEYGKGLVFALDVAALDLWATEISILSACQTGLGDLASGEGVFGLRRAFAIAGSKTLLMSLWSVPDKATALLMKLFFDKIDTGWGRLQALEFAQDYIKNATISKLQTTELGQTVLKELYPKNNYPEPNYQPLNHPYFWGAWVCQGETEPVASPLIN
- a CDS encoding FAD-dependent hydroxylase; amino-acid sequence: MLVSSHLQTQSAAMNSSKPEIDYDVVIVGGGIVGATLACGLKDSGLKVTIIESQRPEVVISKQLAYALTLQTGRILNGVGVWNQILPKITTFYQISLSDSDYPSVVKFLPQDLGTDELGYVGEHGVMLSAMYEFLKQCPNVSWQCPAILKTVNYHPDYVEINIENQGNSQTLRSRIIVAADGSKSRIREEAGIKTHGWKYWQSCIAMTIKTEKSHQNVAFERFWPSGPMGVLPLPGNRCQVVWTAPHAEAQALKELDETEFLQLLEYRTGGLLGKLELLSDRYVYPVQLMQSDRYVQHRLALVGDAAHGCHPVGGQGLNMGIRDAGALAEVLKIAQEKGEDIGQEGGLKRYESWRQKENLIVLGLTDFLDRSFSGDWTPKVSLRRMGLGVLKKVQVLRYLALRLMTGLIGRPPKIAD
- the trpD gene encoding anthranilate phosphoribosyltransferase; the encoded protein is MTHPAAPEINPHLWPELLQQLLDRQSLSITQASQLMQGWLSETVPPVLSGAILAAIQAKGVSAEELAGMASVLQSFCPPQPPSSLTSPYRVIDTCGTGGDGASTFNISTTVAFVAAAAKVPVAKHGNRSASSKVGSADVLEALGVNLKAPGEKVTQALSAVGITFLFAPGWHPAMKAVVPLRQTLKVRTVFNLLGPLVNPLHPSGQIMGVFDSKLLRTIAEALNQLGTEVAIVLHGRERLDEAGLGDITDLAILSQGDVQQVTLNPQDVGLTSAPLSALKGGNIEENVEILRNLLQGKGTQPQQDVVALNTSLALQVGGVVPMGDHQKGICLAQEILQSGVAWSKLEELVKFLQD
- a CDS encoding DNA-3-methyladenine glycosylase, with the protein product MNSMPTPLIVDPSELAVPSIQVAPELLGCTLVRQLPDGEQIRGLIVETEAYAPDDPACHAYRRRTPRNAVMFGPAGVSYVYLIYGMYCCLNVVTDLEGVPSAVLIRALQLESVPVSLLAQLEQTQPLTPKQRIRLASGPGKLCRLLQINTQFNGLPLRPDQPLWLEHRTSAFQQSLEQQPSAIIQTTRIGLSQGKDFPWRWYLADCPSVSKV
- a CDS encoding DUF4384 domain-containing protein, which gives rise to MVIANIPDDQVFAEAAQYWNLPQLYADLATANGKELTSVQKKYLRGLLLGYSPDVIAEKVYSYANSVRVTLSKDVYSAIKLLCNIDQKLQWGQVTTLLEKYRITLTLEQVWQNLEQQATQTDKMYPVAISSRPQVQGLDWTMDEQPETKFKVKLGDKIKFEINLEVSGYLTLLQRGTSGKVICCCPSPLATDIYLINGKTILPQPQTGKSAIPITGSYGTDKFLALITPQPLTLTWLKQGSEKFLSLTVEHLLELQNNLNPSNDYQLFCSEYLIIA
- a CDS encoding GNAT family N-acetyltransferase; amino-acid sequence: MTSYELSINSANNIQSFPNRQFNLQLPTTVETPRMQLIKPHVDYFPEIQRMLKAQEIMKYVTTGARSNAQAKLETLAFQKDWERQGWGAYFLLNKQTKDVMGAVKLYLSNRSPYLQIGYFLGCEYWRKGYGTEAGKMALKLGFYGLNQPRIDAFAHINNIPSCHILEKIGMTCITDQFIYDGRQYAHYMINRSDYQI
- a CDS encoding UPF0182 family protein; this encodes MITKNWIFKISLAVLGLGFILDLSAKFLAESLWFKEVNYLSVFQERLKIEIGLALLGLCITAVWLGGNLILAQRYQYLPDHLQNKHPDNIFDLSHQNLPRFSLGLPSLLLIVIGLSLLLGSIIIHYSQIFISYWHWDSSPPLFFTLPAQFEPQIFEQGINFFKSYSWKIPILFSLVIAILWKPLIVFSFIVLIFSFGFSLLLSSYWANFLQYFHPTSFDQIEPLLNRDISFYIFSLPIAHLLEFWLIGLFSVSFITCSLMYLLSGNSLSQGRFPSFSQPQQRHLHGLAALLMFSCAMRYWLARYELLYSSEGVVFGADYTDVNILKPGYLLLSIVAVFIAIFLTWQAVFSVKKIRPYIEILLKNIGLNRLKKHRNPLRNKLFADSYSLRAIFTWYLGLVILVAGIIPSLVQQLIVLPNELERELPYIKQSIKYTRQGFNLDQIKVETFDPNAKLTYTNIQNNNLTIDNIRLWDKRPLLQTNRQLQQIRLYYEFSDADYDRYSILPEKFLGKFNTDLQKQQVLIAPRELNYELVPEKAKTWVNEHLVYTHGYGFTLSPVNRVAEGGLPEYFVKNIGADPLLDQDTTLEVSPRIKNLIPIGKPRLYYGLLTNTQIMTSTQVKELDFPLGNENVYNIYDGEGGIVIGTGWKRFLFAYYLKNWQMLFTDNFTPKTKLLFRRNILERVKAIAPFLHYDSNPYLVVADSNSTSVDHNYLYWMIDAYTTSNLYPYSDPEGADFNYIRNSVKVIVDAYNGKIKFYYLDQAQDPIISTLTIVFPDLFHPIEEMPIMLRQHIRYPVDLFSSQSQHLLTYHMSDPIVFYNREDLWRVPVEIYADKQQPIEPYYLIMRLPTEKSEEFMLLLPFTPASRNNLVAWLAARSDLEHYGNLLLYRFPKQRLIFGPEQVEALINQEPEISEQISLWSRQGSRVIQGNLLVIPIEQSLLYVEPLYLEATENSLPTLVRVIVASENRIVMRPTLEQALKDVFQVKPVQPSVPLNLPIPKPS